In a genomic window of Erigeron canadensis isolate Cc75 chromosome 5, C_canadensis_v1, whole genome shotgun sequence:
- the LOC122601775 gene encoding uncharacterized protein LOC122601775 gives MNPLFNNPLFLDNHGPTPPNFQSDSSSSDETERYINLFTMVHYAIQKDVRDTASSSKTYTRRDDRSESHNRPFRDYFAEEPKFNETFFRQRFHMSRRLFVKIASDLENNFSYFQRKIDARGKWGFSALQRCTSAVRQLGYGSNPDGLDDYLNMSERSSRDTLNAFCDGVIKLYRHEYLRRPTRTDTQRILDHHASYHGFLGMLDGTAPLVPFTVNGTEYQYPYFLVDGIYPRYAMFVKTISHPIGEKRIRFAKAQEAARKDVERAFAIG, from the exons ATGAACCCTTTATTCAACAATCCTTTATTTCTTGACAATCACGGCCCAACACCCCCAAATTTCCAATCGGACTCGAGTTCATCCGACGAGACGGAACGGTATATTAATCTATTCACAATGGTGCATTATGCGATTCAAAAAGATGTCCGTGATACTGCCTCCTCTTCAAAAACGTATACAAGACGCGACGATCGCAGTGAGTCTCACAACCGTCCTTTTCGAGATTATTTTGCCGAGGAACCGAaatttaatgagactttttttagacAAAGGTTTCATATGAGTAGACGGTTGTTTGTGAAGATAGCTTcagatttggaaaacaattttagttattttcaaAGGAAGATCGACGCTCGTGGTAAATGGGGGTTTTCGGCTTTACAGAGATGCACATCTGCAGTTCGCCAGTTAGGATACGGTAGTAATCCCGACGGTTTAGATGATTACCTAAATATGTCGGAAAGATCGTCACGTGACACCCTTAATGCTTTTTGTGATGGAGTCATTAAGTTGTATCGGCATGAATATTTGCGTAGGCCAACGCGTACTGATACGCAACgcattcttgatcatcatgcgTCTTATCATGGTTTCCTCGGCATGTTAG ACGGCACAGCACCGTTGGTTCCATTCACTGTAAATGGAACCGAATATCAGTACCCGTATTTTCTCGTGGATGGGATCTACCCAAGATATGCGATGTTTGTGAAAACGATTTCCCATCCAATCGGTGAGAAAAGGATTCGATTTGCTAAGGCACAGGAGGCTGCAAGGAAGGATGTGGAGCGAGCTtttg CCATCGGATGA
- the LOC122599298 gene encoding auxin response factor 9 isoform X1, whose amino-acid sequence MDNQQSTIFSSEDMLYKELWKACTGPLVDIPRNGERVFYFPQGHMEQLEASTNQELNQRIPLFNLKSKILCRVVHTQLLAEQETDEVYAQITLLPDQNQSDIDPTSPDECLEELPRPNVHSFCKVLTASDTSTHGGFSVLRKHANECLPPLDMTQPTPTQELVAKDLHGFEWRFKHIFRGQPRRHLLTTGWSTFVTCKRLVAGDSFVFLRGENGELRVGVRRFARQPSTMPSSVISSQSMHLGVLATASHAVSTQTRFVVYYKPRTSQFIISLNKYVEAVNNKFTVGMRFKMPFEGEDSPERRFTGTIVGVEDISPQWECSKWRSLKVHWDEPALFMRPERVSPWEIEAFATAVPTSLAPPVAPKSKRPRPPVEIPNLEPACPTASIVWNASTQIPEGQTSDYRGSWHPNQTENGNNGCHFRPSPIVTSQNTFFDETEDQKGLSGWSTYSSQETVKQPVDSIQSSVDMKKSESISSCRLFGIDLMIPTIGDNIPETSPLTPSNTSNTFADGYVPSSLSVGIYDQKSVLSKDCKDQGHLQVSPKEVQSKQSTCTRSRTKVQMQGMAVGRAVDLTVLKGYNELLDELEEMFEIQGELHPRNQWEIVFTDDEGDMMLLGDDPWLEFCSMVKRILIYSSQDVKKLRAGSRLPLSSVDNEVSGFSVEAGEN is encoded by the exons ATGGATAATCAACAGTCAACTATTTTTTCTTCTGAAG ATATGTTGTATAAGGAGCTATGGAAGGCATGTACAGGCCCACTAGTTGATATTCCAAGAAATGGAGAAAGGGTGTTTTATTTTCCTCAAGGTCACATGGAACAA tTAGAAGCATCAACAAACCAGGAATTGAATCAAAGAATCCCTCTTTTCAACCTTAAGTCAAAGATCCTTTGTAGGGTTGTTCATACTCAATTATTG gctGAACAAGAAACCGATGAAGTTTATGCTCAGATCACTTTACTGCCAGACCAAAAT CAAAGTGATATCGATCCAACGAGTCCTGATGAATGTCTAGAAGAGCTACCAAGACCAAATGTTCACTCTTTTTGTAAAGTGTTGACTGCTTCGGATACAAGTACTCATGGAGGATTTTCGGTGCTTCGGAAACATGCTAATGAATGCTTACCTCCTTTG GATATGACTCAGCCAACACCTACTCAGGAGTTGGTAGCAAAGGATCTCCATGGATTTGAGTGGCGATTTAAGCATATCTTTAGAG GTCAACCACGACGGCACTTACTTACAACAGGATGGAGCACCTTTGTTACTTGTAAGAGATTAGTGGCTGGGGATTCATTTGTATTTCTTAG GGGGGAGAATGGTGAATTGCGGGTAGGTGTTAGACGTTTTGCTCGTCAACCAAGCACCATGCCTTCTTCAGTGATTTCAAGCCAGAGTATGCACCTTGGAGTGCTTGCAACTGCATCACATGCTGTTTCAACCCAAACCCGTTTTGTTGTTTACTATAAACCAAG GACAAGTCAGTTCATCATAAGCTTGAATAAGTATGTTGAAGCTGTAAACAATAAGTTTACTGTTGGGATGAGATTTAAAATGCCATTTGAGGGCGAGGACTCTCCTGAAAGAAG GTTTACAGGGACAATAGTTGGAGTTGAAGATATATCTCCACAGTGGGAATGCTCTAAATGGCGCTCGTTGAAG GTTCACTGGGATGAACCTGCATTATTTATGAGACCAGAAAGGGTTTCTCCATGGGAGATTGAAGCATTTGCGACTGCTGTTCCCACAAGTTTAGCTCCACCAGTGGCACCAAAAAGCAAAAGGCCTAGACCTCCCGTCGAAATTCCCAATCTTG AACCTGCATGTCCTACTGCATCTATTGTTTGGAATGCTTCTACTCAGATTCCTGAAGGACAGACAAGTGATTACCGCGGTTCCTGGCATCCAAACCAAACTGAAAATGGTAACAATGGTTGTCATTTTAGGCCCTCTCCAATCGTGACTTCTCAGAACACATTTTTTGATGAAACCGAAGATCAAAAAGGTCTATCGGGCTGGTCAACTTACTCATCTCAAGAAACAGTGAAGCAACCTGTTGATTCAATTCAAAGTTCAGTTGACATGAAGAAATCTGAAAGTATTTCAAGCTGTAGATTATTTGGTATTGACTTGATGATTCCTACCATAGGTGATAACATACCCGAGACATCACCATTAACCCCATCAAACACATCCAATACCTTTGCTGATGGATATGTGCCAAGTTCATTGTCTGTCGGGATTTATGATCAGAAGTCTGTTCTATCGAAAGATTGTAAAGATCAAGGGCATTTGCAAGTGTCACCAAAAGAAGTCCAAAGCAAACAGAGCACATGTACTCGTAGTCGGACCAAG GTTCAAATGCAAGGCATGGCAGTTGGTCGTGCAGTAGACTTGACTGTATTAAAAGGGTATAACGAGCTTTTAGATGAACTTGAGGAAATGTTTGAGATTCAGGGAGAGTTACACCCTCGTAATCAGTGGGAAATTGTCTTTACTGATGATGAAGGAGACATGATGCTCTTGGGTGATGATCCATGGCT GGAATTCTGTAGCATGGTTAAACGGATATTGATATACTCAAGTCAAGATGTGAAGAAATTGAGAGCAGGCAGCAGGCTTCCCCTTTCTTCTGTAGACAATGAAGTGTCAGGATTTAGCGTGGAAGCTGGTGAAAACTGA
- the LOC122599298 gene encoding auxin response factor 9 isoform X2 — MKFMLRSLYCQTKIDIDPTSPDECLEELPRPNVHSFCKVLTASDTSTHGGFSVLRKHANECLPPLDMTQPTPTQELVAKDLHGFEWRFKHIFRGQPRRHLLTTGWSTFVTCKRLVAGDSFVFLRGENGELRVGVRRFARQPSTMPSSVISSQSMHLGVLATASHAVSTQTRFVVYYKPRTSQFIISLNKYVEAVNNKFTVGMRFKMPFEGEDSPERRFTGTIVGVEDISPQWECSKWRSLKVHWDEPALFMRPERVSPWEIEAFATAVPTSLAPPVAPKSKRPRPPVEIPNLEPACPTASIVWNASTQIPEGQTSDYRGSWHPNQTENGNNGCHFRPSPIVTSQNTFFDETEDQKGLSGWSTYSSQETVKQPVDSIQSSVDMKKSESISSCRLFGIDLMIPTIGDNIPETSPLTPSNTSNTFADGYVPSSLSVGIYDQKSVLSKDCKDQGHLQVSPKEVQSKQSTCTRSRTKVQMQGMAVGRAVDLTVLKGYNELLDELEEMFEIQGELHPRNQWEIVFTDDEGDMMLLGDDPWLEFCSMVKRILIYSSQDVKKLRAGSRLPLSSVDNEVSGFSVEAGEN, encoded by the exons ATGAAGTTTATGCTCAGATCACTTTACTGCCAGACCAAAAT TGATATCGATCCAACGAGTCCTGATGAATGTCTAGAAGAGCTACCAAGACCAAATGTTCACTCTTTTTGTAAAGTGTTGACTGCTTCGGATACAAGTACTCATGGAGGATTTTCGGTGCTTCGGAAACATGCTAATGAATGCTTACCTCCTTTG GATATGACTCAGCCAACACCTACTCAGGAGTTGGTAGCAAAGGATCTCCATGGATTTGAGTGGCGATTTAAGCATATCTTTAGAG GTCAACCACGACGGCACTTACTTACAACAGGATGGAGCACCTTTGTTACTTGTAAGAGATTAGTGGCTGGGGATTCATTTGTATTTCTTAG GGGGGAGAATGGTGAATTGCGGGTAGGTGTTAGACGTTTTGCTCGTCAACCAAGCACCATGCCTTCTTCAGTGATTTCAAGCCAGAGTATGCACCTTGGAGTGCTTGCAACTGCATCACATGCTGTTTCAACCCAAACCCGTTTTGTTGTTTACTATAAACCAAG GACAAGTCAGTTCATCATAAGCTTGAATAAGTATGTTGAAGCTGTAAACAATAAGTTTACTGTTGGGATGAGATTTAAAATGCCATTTGAGGGCGAGGACTCTCCTGAAAGAAG GTTTACAGGGACAATAGTTGGAGTTGAAGATATATCTCCACAGTGGGAATGCTCTAAATGGCGCTCGTTGAAG GTTCACTGGGATGAACCTGCATTATTTATGAGACCAGAAAGGGTTTCTCCATGGGAGATTGAAGCATTTGCGACTGCTGTTCCCACAAGTTTAGCTCCACCAGTGGCACCAAAAAGCAAAAGGCCTAGACCTCCCGTCGAAATTCCCAATCTTG AACCTGCATGTCCTACTGCATCTATTGTTTGGAATGCTTCTACTCAGATTCCTGAAGGACAGACAAGTGATTACCGCGGTTCCTGGCATCCAAACCAAACTGAAAATGGTAACAATGGTTGTCATTTTAGGCCCTCTCCAATCGTGACTTCTCAGAACACATTTTTTGATGAAACCGAAGATCAAAAAGGTCTATCGGGCTGGTCAACTTACTCATCTCAAGAAACAGTGAAGCAACCTGTTGATTCAATTCAAAGTTCAGTTGACATGAAGAAATCTGAAAGTATTTCAAGCTGTAGATTATTTGGTATTGACTTGATGATTCCTACCATAGGTGATAACATACCCGAGACATCACCATTAACCCCATCAAACACATCCAATACCTTTGCTGATGGATATGTGCCAAGTTCATTGTCTGTCGGGATTTATGATCAGAAGTCTGTTCTATCGAAAGATTGTAAAGATCAAGGGCATTTGCAAGTGTCACCAAAAGAAGTCCAAAGCAAACAGAGCACATGTACTCGTAGTCGGACCAAG GTTCAAATGCAAGGCATGGCAGTTGGTCGTGCAGTAGACTTGACTGTATTAAAAGGGTATAACGAGCTTTTAGATGAACTTGAGGAAATGTTTGAGATTCAGGGAGAGTTACACCCTCGTAATCAGTGGGAAATTGTCTTTACTGATGATGAAGGAGACATGATGCTCTTGGGTGATGATCCATGGCT GGAATTCTGTAGCATGGTTAAACGGATATTGATATACTCAAGTCAAGATGTGAAGAAATTGAGAGCAGGCAGCAGGCTTCCCCTTTCTTCTGTAGACAATGAAGTGTCAGGATTTAGCGTGGAAGCTGGTGAAAACTGA
- the LOC122601774 gene encoding 3-oxoacyl-[acyl-carrier-protein] synthase I, chloroplastic-like, producing MASIAATTCSSGLILRRKDLANNGGSMLQFNGLRAIESNQVTASSGFNPTWSASTSVCVFAASKSTAIKAMVAPNVSAPKRETDPKKRVVITGMGVVSVFGNDVDTFYDKLLEGQSGITLIDRFDASTFTVRFAGQIRDFSSVGYIDGKNDRRLDDCWRYCLVAGKKALEDANLGQEALENLDKTRIGVLVGSGMGGLTAFSTGVEALVQKGFKKITPFFIPYSITNMGSALLAIDTGLMGPNYSISTACATANYCFFSAANHIRRGDADIMVAGGTEAAINATGVGGFIACRALSQRNNEPHRASRPWDQNRDGFVMGEGSGVLIMESLEHAQKRGANIIAEYLGGGVTCDAHHMTDPRKDGLGVSSCITKCLEDSGISPEEVNYVNCHATSTLAGDLAEVNAIKKVFKDTSGIKMNGTKSMIGHGLGAAGGLEAIACIKAINTGWLHPTINQDNLEPQVDIDTVPNVKKQHEVNVAISNSFGFGGHNSVVAFAPYYP from the exons atggcAAGCATTGCTGCCACCACTTGTTCTTCTGGTTTGATCTTAAGAAGAAAAGACTTAGCCAACAATGGTGGTTCAATGCTTCAGTTTAATGGGCTTAGAGCCATTGAGTCGAACCAAGTTACTGCTTCATCTGGGTTCAATCCTACTTGGTCAGCTTCTACTTCAG TTTGTGTGTTTGCAGCCTCAAAATCCACAGCAATCAAGGCAATGGTTGCACCAAATGTCTCAGCTCCCAAACGAGAAACTGACCCAAAGAAAAGGGTTGTGATCACTGGAATGGGTGTTGTTTCTGTTTTTGGCAACGACGTAGACACATTCTATGACAAACTTCTAGAGGGTCAGAGTGGGATCACTCTAATAGACAGATTTGATGCTTCCACATTCACTGTCCGTTTTGCTGGTCAGATTCGTGACTTTTCTTCAGTAGGCTACATTGATGGTAAAAATGACCGTCGCCTTGATGATTGTTGGAGGTACTGCTTGGTTGCTGGCAAAAAAGCCCTTGAGGATGCCAATCTTGGCCAAGAAGCTCTTGAAAAT TTGGATAAAACGCGAATTGGAGTTCTAGTTGGTTCTGGTATGGGTGGCTTAACAGCTTTTAGCACTGGAGTGGAAGCACTTGTACAAAAGGGATTCAAGAAAATTACACCATTTTTCATTCCATACTCCATCACCAACATGGGATCAGCATTGTTGGCTATAGATACGGGCTTAATGGGACCAAATTACTCTATTTCAACAGCTTGTGCAACCGCAAACTATTGCTTTTTTTCAGCTGCAAATCACATTAGAAGAGGAGATGCCGATATAATGGTAGCTGGTGGAACCGAAGCAGCTATCAATGCAACTGGAGTTGGTGGGTTCATTGCTTGTAGAGCATTGTCCCAGAGAAACAATGAGCCCCACAGGGCTTCTCGACCTTGGGATCAAAATCGTGATGGTTTTGTTATGGGGGAAGGTTCAGGCGTTCTG ATTATGGAAAGTTTGGAGCATGCACAGAAGAGGGGTGCTAATATAATTGCCGAGTACTTGGGTGGAGGTGTAACTTGTGACGCCCATCACATGACGGATCCACGCAAAGATGGGCTTGGTGTTTCATCTTGCATAACCAAGTGCTTAGAAGACTCTGGTATTTCTCCCGAAGAG GTGAACTATGTGAATTGCCATGCTACATCAACCTTAGCCGGGGATTTAGCTGAGGTCAATGCCATCAagaaagtctttaaggatacaTCTGGGATTAAGATGAACGGAACCAAG TCGATGATTGGACATGGTCTTGGAGCTGCGGGTGGATTGGAAGCCATTGCATGCATAAAAGCAATCAACACTGGCTGGTTGCACCCTACAATTAACCAAGAT AACTTGGAGCCACAAGTTGACATTGATACAGTCCCAAATGTGAAGAAACAACATGAAGTCAATGTTG CCATTTCTAACTCGTTCGGGTTTGGTGGGCACAATTCAGTGGTTGCATTTGCTCCTTACTATCCATGA
- the LOC122599298 gene encoding auxin response factor 9 isoform X3, translated as MEQLEASTNQELNQRIPLFNLKSKILCRVVHTQLLAEQETDEVYAQITLLPDQNQSDIDPTSPDECLEELPRPNVHSFCKVLTASDTSTHGGFSVLRKHANECLPPLDMTQPTPTQELVAKDLHGFEWRFKHIFRGQPRRHLLTTGWSTFVTCKRLVAGDSFVFLRGENGELRVGVRRFARQPSTMPSSVISSQSMHLGVLATASHAVSTQTRFVVYYKPRTSQFIISLNKYVEAVNNKFTVGMRFKMPFEGEDSPERRFTGTIVGVEDISPQWECSKWRSLKVHWDEPALFMRPERVSPWEIEAFATAVPTSLAPPVAPKSKRPRPPVEIPNLEPACPTASIVWNASTQIPEGQTSDYRGSWHPNQTENGNNGCHFRPSPIVTSQNTFFDETEDQKGLSGWSTYSSQETVKQPVDSIQSSVDMKKSESISSCRLFGIDLMIPTIGDNIPETSPLTPSNTSNTFADGYVPSSLSVGIYDQKSVLSKDCKDQGHLQVSPKEVQSKQSTCTRSRTKVQMQGMAVGRAVDLTVLKGYNELLDELEEMFEIQGELHPRNQWEIVFTDDEGDMMLLGDDPWLEFCSMVKRILIYSSQDVKKLRAGSRLPLSSVDNEVSGFSVEAGEN; from the exons ATGGAACAA tTAGAAGCATCAACAAACCAGGAATTGAATCAAAGAATCCCTCTTTTCAACCTTAAGTCAAAGATCCTTTGTAGGGTTGTTCATACTCAATTATTG gctGAACAAGAAACCGATGAAGTTTATGCTCAGATCACTTTACTGCCAGACCAAAAT CAAAGTGATATCGATCCAACGAGTCCTGATGAATGTCTAGAAGAGCTACCAAGACCAAATGTTCACTCTTTTTGTAAAGTGTTGACTGCTTCGGATACAAGTACTCATGGAGGATTTTCGGTGCTTCGGAAACATGCTAATGAATGCTTACCTCCTTTG GATATGACTCAGCCAACACCTACTCAGGAGTTGGTAGCAAAGGATCTCCATGGATTTGAGTGGCGATTTAAGCATATCTTTAGAG GTCAACCACGACGGCACTTACTTACAACAGGATGGAGCACCTTTGTTACTTGTAAGAGATTAGTGGCTGGGGATTCATTTGTATTTCTTAG GGGGGAGAATGGTGAATTGCGGGTAGGTGTTAGACGTTTTGCTCGTCAACCAAGCACCATGCCTTCTTCAGTGATTTCAAGCCAGAGTATGCACCTTGGAGTGCTTGCAACTGCATCACATGCTGTTTCAACCCAAACCCGTTTTGTTGTTTACTATAAACCAAG GACAAGTCAGTTCATCATAAGCTTGAATAAGTATGTTGAAGCTGTAAACAATAAGTTTACTGTTGGGATGAGATTTAAAATGCCATTTGAGGGCGAGGACTCTCCTGAAAGAAG GTTTACAGGGACAATAGTTGGAGTTGAAGATATATCTCCACAGTGGGAATGCTCTAAATGGCGCTCGTTGAAG GTTCACTGGGATGAACCTGCATTATTTATGAGACCAGAAAGGGTTTCTCCATGGGAGATTGAAGCATTTGCGACTGCTGTTCCCACAAGTTTAGCTCCACCAGTGGCACCAAAAAGCAAAAGGCCTAGACCTCCCGTCGAAATTCCCAATCTTG AACCTGCATGTCCTACTGCATCTATTGTTTGGAATGCTTCTACTCAGATTCCTGAAGGACAGACAAGTGATTACCGCGGTTCCTGGCATCCAAACCAAACTGAAAATGGTAACAATGGTTGTCATTTTAGGCCCTCTCCAATCGTGACTTCTCAGAACACATTTTTTGATGAAACCGAAGATCAAAAAGGTCTATCGGGCTGGTCAACTTACTCATCTCAAGAAACAGTGAAGCAACCTGTTGATTCAATTCAAAGTTCAGTTGACATGAAGAAATCTGAAAGTATTTCAAGCTGTAGATTATTTGGTATTGACTTGATGATTCCTACCATAGGTGATAACATACCCGAGACATCACCATTAACCCCATCAAACACATCCAATACCTTTGCTGATGGATATGTGCCAAGTTCATTGTCTGTCGGGATTTATGATCAGAAGTCTGTTCTATCGAAAGATTGTAAAGATCAAGGGCATTTGCAAGTGTCACCAAAAGAAGTCCAAAGCAAACAGAGCACATGTACTCGTAGTCGGACCAAG GTTCAAATGCAAGGCATGGCAGTTGGTCGTGCAGTAGACTTGACTGTATTAAAAGGGTATAACGAGCTTTTAGATGAACTTGAGGAAATGTTTGAGATTCAGGGAGAGTTACACCCTCGTAATCAGTGGGAAATTGTCTTTACTGATGATGAAGGAGACATGATGCTCTTGGGTGATGATCCATGGCT GGAATTCTGTAGCATGGTTAAACGGATATTGATATACTCAAGTCAAGATGTGAAGAAATTGAGAGCAGGCAGCAGGCTTCCCCTTTCTTCTGTAGACAATGAAGTGTCAGGATTTAGCGTGGAAGCTGGTGAAAACTGA